The DNA sequence GGGGTTGGCGGTGCCTCAGCCCTTGCGGCCTTCGATTGCCTCAAGCGTATTCGTGATGGTGTCGCGGGCGCGGATCATGTCGTCGGTGGTGCCGGACATGAAGATGCGGCCGGATGCGCCCATCATCTGGACGTCATTGATGATCGCTTCCGGCGCAGCGCGCTCGGCCTCGTTTGCCGCGACGCAGGCGAAGAGGGCGGGCGCCATTTCGTAGACCAGAAGCGAAG is a window from the Pseudomonadota bacterium genome containing:
- a CDS encoding microcompartment protein, with protein sequence SLLVYEMAPALFACVAANEAERAAPEAIINDVQMMGASGRIFMSGTTDDMIRARDTITNTLEAIEGRKG